Part of the Elusimicrobiota bacterium genome is shown below.
GGTGGCCCGCGACAGTCCCGCGGCCAGCGCGCTCTGGTGGCCGAAATTTCGCGAAAGTTCCACAATCCGCACCCGGCCATCGGCCGCCCGCAAGGCGTCCAGCCGGGCGGCGGTTCCATCAACGCTCCCGTCGTTGACGTAAACGATTTCGGTCGCGATGCCCAGGCCGTTCAGCGCCTCGGCCAGGGCCCGATGAAACACATCGACGACCCGTTCTTCGTTAAACACCGGAACAATCACCGACAATTCCGCTGACGTCATGGAGCCCCCCATTCCAAATAGCCTCCGCCCGATTCGTCGGCGGGGACGGTGCGCAACGCGGGAAACCGAACGCGGACCGGCAACCGTCCCCCGGGCGTCAGAGCCAAACGGCGCCGACGCCAGGGCCCCAGGGCCAAAACGGGGAGACGAACCCCGGCCAATTCCAGGCGTTCCACCCGGGCCTCCAGGGCCGGACCCGGGACCGACGTCGCCTCCACCGCCGCCCGAAGGTGAAGCGGAACCCCCCAACAGCGCCCGCTCACTTCGACGCGGTTGTCGGCCAAAAATCGAACCCGGGCGTCGCGCAGGACCGGTGCCTGGGACGCCAGAAGGCGCTCCGCGTCGGCCGCGGACCAACGCGCGGACACCAATTCCAATCGGCGAAGGTCCAGGAGGCGCGGCTGCCCCGCGTCGTCCCGCGCCAAAACAAGGCCGTCCAAAAGCAATTGAACCCCGCCGATGGACCACGCCCCGACGGTCAGGCGGTCCGTGGACAAACGGCACATGGTTTGGCCGGGATAACGCAGACTGGGCTCCAGGGACCCCTGGAACCCTTCCAGAGAAATGCCGTCGGCCAGCGTGGGAAGGATTCCGGCCAGGCCCGACGGGCCTTCCAGGAAAACGCTTTGGGTCGACCGTTGAAACAAAACCGCCGACGCGCCCTCCGACAGAGGCCAGCGACCCGTTTCGTTGAAACCCCGGCGAAACCAACCGACGGGGTTGAGGACTTCGTCCCGGGCGACCTCCCAGGGTTCCCGCTTTCCCACCGCCGGGGCGGTGGCGGTTTTCACAAGGAGAAATTCGGCGAATTGGCCCAGCCGGTCCAGGCGGGTCTGTATTTCAATCCGATTGGTTAAGCCGCGCTCCTCCAGGAGCCACGCCAGGGAGCGTTCGTTCAAGAGGGCGTCGCGGGCGACCAAGGTTAAAACCGGGGGCGTATCGCCGGACGGCAAACGTTCCCGCAGGCGGTCCACGATGGAATCCAGGGCCGAGGCCTCCGGGGAAGCGCGAAGAGGGGACGCCGGTCCCCACGTTGTCCACGCGGTGGCGGACAGGGCGCCCGCCGCCAAAACGGCGGGGACGTGAAAGGGCAGCGCCGCGGCGGCCACCGGAAGCACCAGCGCCACCGGAACGAGAACGCGCGCCTCCCGGAAAGGGCACACGACGGCCGCGCCCAGACCGGTCAAAAGCCACGCCAGGGGCCGGCCCGCAAATCGACGTTTTCGAAAAAGAGCCCAGGCCAAACCGGCCCCGCCGGCGAGGAACCACGCGAAGGCGCCGGGCCAAAGGGAGGGCGATAGGAACCAAACCGACGGGGAAATCCCGGACGCGCCCCCTTTCCGGAAAAAGGAAATCCCGGCGGGGATCAGGACGGTGGCGTTTAAAACATACCAAGGGCCGCCCACCGCCGCCGCCGCCAGAAAGCCCAGGAGAAGGCGCCGTTTGTTTTTTCGCTGGAGAAAAAACGTTCCGGCCGCCGCGGCCAGTATGGGAAAAACATATATTAAAAAAGTCCAGCGGACGAGGACCCCCACCCCGAGGGCGACTCCGAGAGCCACGGTGCGGCGAAAGCGGGAAAACCCGTCGCTCGCCACCCAAAGACCGTGCGCGTATACGACGGCGGCGGCCAGGGCCGCGTCCGGGGCCGGACGACGGGTCCCGATCAAAAAAAGCGGAAAGGTGGAGGCGAGGACGGCGGCCGCGAGACCCGCTTCCGTCCCCCCGACCGGAAAAGCGAATCGGTAGGCGCCGACGGAAAGGAAAACGATCGAGAGGAATCCAAC
Proteins encoded:
- a CDS encoding glycosyltransferase family 39 protein, with the translated sequence MTVPPAAPAPRRRGVFFLAAVLLAGIQAAVLWSWLRWDTRLPEESAAGLLLEARRVETDLRAGRLFDWLEARPGGASWLSPPLVPALLSVGLSLGRWLGVDAADAAVFVVGFLSIVFLSVGAYRFAFPVGGTEAGLAAAVLASTFPLFLIGTRRPAPDAALAAAVVYAHGLWVASDGFSRFRRTVALGVALGVGVLVRWTFLIYVFPILAAAAGTFFLQRKNKRRLLLGFLAAAAVGGPWYVLNATVLIPAGISFFRKGGASGISPSVWFLSPSLWPGAFAWFLAGGAGLAWALFRKRRFAGRPLAWLLTGLGAAVVCPFREARVLVPVALVLPVAAAALPFHVPAVLAAGALSATAWTTWGPASPLRASPEASALDSIVDRLRERLPSGDTPPVLTLVARDALLNERSLAWLLEERGLTNRIEIQTRLDRLGQFAEFLLVKTATAPAVGKREPWEVARDEVLNPVGWFRRGFNETGRWPLSEGASAVLFQRSTQSVFLEGPSGLAGILPTLADGISLEGFQGSLEPSLRYPGQTMCRLSTDRLTVGAWSIGGVQLLLDGLVLARDDAGQPRLLDLRRLELVSARWSAADAERLLASQAPVLRDARVRFLADNRVEVSGRCWGVPLHLRAAVEATSVPGPALEARVERLELAGVRLPVLALGPWRRRRLALTPGGRLPVRVRFPALRTVPADESGGGYLEWGAP